The following are encoded in a window of Scylla paramamosain isolate STU-SP2022 unplaced genomic scaffold, ASM3559412v1 Contig69, whole genome shotgun sequence genomic DNA:
- the LOC135098594 gene encoding von Willebrand factor A domain-containing protein 5A-like has translation MTREDPDSSDILTLNLGNFPAGTRAKVTLRLVMELRVETDGIISFVLPTVLNPRYTPADHPRRQDWDWRWEDRGVYVTQPYSMEVKAQVCGNHQISRIVSHTDPLNVTLTDDAMSAQVSQDGGFSCDHDWSMLVYYRSAYRPHLLRETGERSATGIMKDDLLMLNLFPEVPINTYSSKNEIIFVIDR, from the exons ATGACACGAGAAGACCCTGACTCAAGCGACATTCTCACGCTTAACCTCGGCAACTTTCCTGCGG GAACGAGGGCCAAGGTCACCCTTCGTCTGGTGATGGAGTTGAGGGTTGAGACAGACGGCATCATCAGCTTTGTTTTGCCCACAGTACTCAACCCGCGCTACACCCCTGCTGACCACCCTCGCAGGCAAG atTGGGACTGGAGGTGGGAGGATCGAGGGGTGTATGTGACACAGCCTTACTCCATGGAGGTGAAGGCACAAGTATGTGGTAACCACCAGATATCTCGGATCGTCTCCCACACTGACCCACTCAACGTGACCCTGACTGATGATGCCATGTCTGCCCag GTGAGCCAGGACGGAGGGTTCAGCTGCGACCACGACTGGAGCATGCTGGTGTACTACAGGAGTGCCTACCGGCCCCACCTGTTGCGGGAGACCGGTGAACGCTCTGCCACTGGGATCATGAAGGATGACCTGCTCATGCTGAACCTCTTCCCAGAGGTGCCCATCAACACCTACTCCAGCAAGAATGAGATTATCTTTGTCATCGACCGCTaa